The Nerophis lumbriciformis linkage group LG03, RoL_Nlum_v2.1, whole genome shotgun sequence genome includes the window tcaagccgagactccattaacctcttccatttgctgtctcatgctgcttcccttttttccgtcacatattaattgtccccccaacaatgtgaccaaaccggaacaaaaaatatgttcctctccaatttacatgagttttgtaacaaaaataaagttaacttatacttgcatgaaattaccaaagaaaataaatttttaatcacattaaatgtaaatatgaacctatatttatacattgtatttatttactctaaccaactatgaaattatataacatatatacaatgtgcttctgtcagcagctacactcCCACCAAATCTAATGTGTTTTCCCTTTTCAGACTAGTGTGGGTCTATTCTGCTTCTAACAGTGTAACTGTCTTGTGGATAGGTCTGTCCAAGTGTGTCTGCTTGTTGAGTCGTGTGCCATGGTCATCTAATGTAGAGTCACTGATTAGAAGCTGCACTTTGCGCACACATCCATCTTCATTTGGACACACTGCAGTGACCTTAGCGAGTTTCCAATCGTTTCTGGGTGCTGTGTCATCTTGTATGAGCACTTTATCATTGACTTTGGCATTCCTTCTTGTCTTCTGCCATTTCTGTCTTTGCTGTAGGTTCAACAAGTATTCCTTTCTCCATCTTCGCCAGAACTCATTGGCGAGATATTGCACTCTACGCCATCTCTTGCGTAGGTATAGGTCTTCCTTCACAAATCTGGTGAGCCTTGCAATAGCTTTGACAAATCTCGACCAGCTGAAGAACTTCTCAAAACGTTCTTCCAGAGAAACCACCTTGAGTGTGCGGTGTACGGCAGCTTTGCGTACTTCTGAGTCTCTTGCGTCAAGTTCTCCCACCTTGCACTCTCCACTGGGTAGCTCTTCTTGCCATAGAAGACTTGGCCCACTGAACCAGTTTGAGGCGATTAGATCTTTGGCCTTGAGTCCACGCAATGCATGGTCTGCAGGATTGTCCTCCGATGCAACATACTTCCACTGTGTGGGGATGGTATTCTCTCTGATACGTTGGATGCGGTTCGCTACGAACACATGAAAGCGTCTTGCCTCATTGTTGACATATCCCAAGACGACTTGTGAATCTGTCCAGAAGAATTCTTCAACATTCAGCTCCAACTCTGCATTGAGCATGTCACTTGTACGCACTGCAACGACTGCTGCAGACTGCTCCAACCTTGGTACTGTAGTGACTTTGATAGGTGCTACTCTGGACTTTGCGAATACAATAGAGCAATGGATTGCTCCTGGGCCACACCGAAATTTGCACAAGACCCCCACCAGCTTGTTGGTCAATTCTGGTCCGGTCAAAAGGTAATCATTCAACAAGACTCCTTCATACTTCACCGAACAATCGAAGACCACTCTTATTTTTCCGGGCTTTTGGGGATGGTACACCCCATGATGTGGAATGTACCAGGCAGGACCTTTGTCCAGTTCTTCAGGAGGCACCTTTTCTGCATCTCCGCGCTCTATTGTTTCATTCATGAACTTCATGTAGTCTTTGTGATACGGTTTGTCTCTTTCAAATCTTTTCTTCAAACACTTGAGTCGATGTTCTGCACATTTCTTGTTGTTCTGTAAGTTTGGTCTGTCTTTTTTGAAAGGCAAAGGTAGTTCACAATGACCATCTTCTTGCATTTTCACTACTCTTTCCATTATTGAAATGAACCGCAAGTCTTCTTGGGAGAAATGAGAGTCTTCCACTTTTCTTTCGTTGAAATCAGACTCAAGCACTTTAATCACATCCAATGGTGTAATCACTTCTTTGACTTGGGTGCGACAAATGTAGTGCACTTCCTTCAACAACTGATCAGATGGTGAATTGGGTGTCACTTCCTTGACAACAATCCTGTGGCTGCATCCAATTGCATCTCCATAGTCAACACATGGATCAAGTCCTCCAACTATGGTCCAGCCAAGATCTGTTTTCTGCGCAAAGGGCTCATTGTCTCTTCCTGACACGACTTCTCTGGGTACCAGAGCTTGTGAACAGTTGTAACCTATTAGCAGACCAACATCGCATTCAATTAGAGGGGCGATCTCATCAGCGAGGTGCTCTAAGTGAGACCATGCTCTTGCTGCGTTCGGAGTGGGAATGTGACGTAGATTGGCAGGGATAAACTCTCTTGTATATGTCATGGGAAGAGGGATTCTCTTTGACGAGTAGAAGCCTCTGACTTGTAGATCTGTCAGCTTTTGACTAGAAACGACTGTGTCTTTGGATGACAGTGTGGAGAGCTTTAACTGCACATCTTTCTTGTCTGTGTCCAAAACATCTGCCTTTTCTTGCAGAACAAATGTTGTGTCACTCTGACTGTCTAAAAGAGCGTAAAGCAATAGTTCTTTTTCTGGATTACTTTTTGTGGACAACCACACTGGAACAATTGTGGATGTGAGGTCAGTATTGTTACTTTGGATAACACGGTTTGAGATAGCCTCATTTGGTGTTTCTTGACTTGGTTCCTTAGTTTGTTTGGTTTCCTTTGACTCACTTGTCCCCTTTGTTTCCCTTTGGATGTCCTTATTCTTTCTTGACTCTTTGTCTCGTTCTTCATGTAAGCATGTTGGGTGTTTCCCCTTACATGTGTTGCAGATACTTCTCTTTTCGCATTTCTTTGAGATGTGTCCAGATTTAAGACAACCAAAACACAATCCCTTGTCTTTTACAAATTGCACTTTTGCAGCGTTCTCCTTCTCTATGAACTTTCGACATGTCAGAATGTTGTGATTTGACCTTTCACAGAATTCACACTTCAGTGTATCGGTTTTCTCTTCCGTACTGCATGTCAATGTTCTTGCTCCAACATTCCGAGTCATTGGAGTTTTCGCTTTCTCTTTCTCTGAATCGTTTGCCTTGAGAGCACTTAGAGATGTCACTGGGTTGCACGCGATCCTGGCTTCCTTTTCTACAAAGTTGACAAAATGGCTGAATGTAGGAAATGAACCACACTGATCTTCAATCTCAACTACTTTACGATTCCATCTTGCCGTAAGCCAATCAGGAAGCTTGCTGAGCATTCTCTGGTTCTCATAGCAGTCATTTAGAATTTGAAGATTCTTTATCTGTAGCATTGCTACTTCGCAACCTTTGAGAAAGTCTGAGAACGCTCTTAGTTCCACATTATCCTTGGTTCCAATTCTTGGCCATGCTGAGAGCTTATCTCTGAAAGCTTTGGCGATTACAAATGGACTACCATATCTTTCTTCCAGAGTGTTCCAAGCTGTACGGTATGCCATTTCTGTTCCAAGCAGAAAGTAGCTTTCAACTGCCTTTCTCGCAGGACCGCCAACATACTTTTGGAGGTAGTAGATCTTTTCAGCCACTGGGATGTTCTTTCTTTCAATCAGTAATTGAAAAGACATTTTCCAATCCTTGTACTTGATGGGGTCTCCATTGAAAACTGCGGGCTCTGGAACCGGTAGACGGCTAATGTtgatggactctgccaaggctgtagCCAGTGCTGTTATGCCATCTTCTGGTGTTTTATTGCTAGCAGGTTGCCCTCTTGTGGTGTCTTTTGGTATGAATGGTTGTGCATATGGATTGCAACCTGAAGATTCAATTTTCACTTCAGAATGTCTTACTGGCTTGGATGGTAGCTTTCTTGGTGTGCTCCTTCCATGCAGAAGATCTGACAATTCCTCATGAGTTGCCTTCTTGTTCATACACTTCCAGTCGCGCTTTTGCAGCATTCATTTGCTTTACCGTTTCCAAGCGTTCAAGCTCCCTCTTCTTTCGTTTCATTTCTTTCTCAAGCATTTCGAGTTCACTTTTGCCACGTTCCATTTCTTCTAAGACCAACAGAGTGGCTTCAGCTGCAGCTACTTCTGCTGCTGCGTCTTGCCTTTTTGCAGACAGCTGACTTGAACGTCGACTACTTGAGTTTTTGGATCTTTGCAACGATGCTAATATAAACGCTGAGCGAGTTTCACTCCAGTTAAATGACCTCTTGTCTTGATCTCGCTCATCTTCTTCTGCTGCAAGATTCTCTTGTGCTTGTTGGAAAACCTTCTGAGAAACTGCATCACATGTGTCAACTCTGCGGCGAGTGTTTCCATCAGGAGTTTCATGACTACGTATTTCTTCATATGCTTGCATGACTTCACCAGACGTTTCTTGTATACGAGCAATGTGATCGTGCAAGCTTGCTATATCAGATGCGTCAAGTGCTCTTTTTGCTTGTTTGGCAGTAGATTTCCACTTTTCATAACTGGCGTTGAATCGAGCTTGAAGCTTGCTCACCATTTCCTCATGAAACGCTTGGCCTTTCTCAGTGAGCTTTCTGGGTCTTGTACTTTTCCTTAAGCCCTCTTCTTTCACTGCTTGACTTGTGCTCGGCTCATGGGGATTTGGGATCGCAACTTCTCCAGGATCTTCTTGCAGCAACACCACAGCGTGTCGAGTGTCAATGCATTCTTGGTCAGACATGTTGCTAGCCTATTGATTTTGTGTTTTAGCTTAATTTGGTTTGAATATTAGCCAACTTGAAAGTTTGGATGAAAATGTATTAACTGTAgttgaataaaaatgtaaatgtaggCTAACTGTCAACTTAGATATGTTTAGGTTTGctttttctttcaaaaataaaGTTTGTGTATTATGACAGTATTTTTAGTTAAAGTTTATCTTCTTCCACTTGttataaaacacacatacattTCAATAtcaaaaaatgtattataaatgtgccttttAAATACCTTGATGTGCTCTTTTAAATTGCCAAAACCAAAACAAGCAATTAATTTAAGATAAGCTTTGCAATGATAATCACCTTGTATCATACAAGCACTTTCTTaacttaaataattacttaacacCACAGCAGGATATCCCTTTTAGCATTTAGAAAGTCCCTTTTAAAGTTAGCAGGTTAAACCAACATtcacatttaacttgttttaaaCGTGTTACTTGGTGTTGAGTTAACCACGCTGCACCGTTGGACCCTGATTGCTTCTGGATTTCCGTGCATGCGGCTTCTTTCCTTTGAAGATTGAGAGCGATGTCACTCATCAAACAGCTGCTCGTTAACGGCTCCGCTGCTGCGACAGGCTCCCTCTCGTCTCTCTTTCTCTTCAGCGCGATGTAGGCTGAGTTCTGActgttactccctccgaggtcttaatcaaggctcaagttgttcgTTTTTCTCAGACATTTATTTTCAGCCACGCCTTCTCCTCTTCACAAAGATGCCAAcacaatgccaaaataatgccgtcagaactaataaataagagaaacagaacttacaattagtctgacatccaatAACATAAAACACATTGATTTTACATACATATCAaaaagaatcatacctcattggcctcacaaactctgagagaataaagtttattttcaagccgagactccattaacctcttccatttgctgtctcatgctgcttcccttttttccgtcacatattaattgtccccccaacaatgtgaccaaaccggaacaaaaaatatgttcctctccaatttacatgagttttgtaacaaaaataaagttaacttatacttgcatgaaattaccaaagaaaatacatttttaatcacattaaatgtaaatatgaacctatatttatacattgtatttatttactctaaccaactatgaaattatataacatatatacaatgtgcttctgtcagcagctacacttcttttcttttttttcatgtccagcttctcaggcaaatcatatagtagatgtagatgaacatatggtagatgtagatgatcatatagtagatgtagatgatcatatagtagatgtagatgatcatatagttgatgtagatgatcatatagttgatgtagatgatcatatagttgatgtagataatcatatagtagatgtagatgatcatatagtagatgtagatgatcatatagttgatgtagatgatcatatagttgatgtagatgatcatatagtagatgtagatgatcatattgttgatgtagatgatcataaagttgatgtagatgatcatatagttgatgtggatgatcatatagttgatgtagatgatcatatagttgatgcagATGAttgtatagttgatgtagatgatcatatagtagatgtagatgatcatatagtagatgtagatgatcatatagttgatgtagatgatcatatagtagatgtagatgatcatatagtagatgtagatgatcatatagttgatgtagatgatcatatagttgatgtagatgatcatatagtagatgtagatgatcatatagtagatgtagatgatcatatagttgatgtagatgatcatatagttgatgtagataatcatatagtagatgtagatgatcatatagtagatgtagatgatcatatagttgatgtagatgatcatatagttgatgtagatgatcatatagtagatgtagatgatcatattgttgatgtagatgatcataaagttgatgtagatgatcatatagttgatgtggatgatcatatagttgatgtagatgatcatatagttgatgcagATGAttgtatagttgatgtagatgatcatatagtagatgtagatgatcatatagtagatgtagatgatcatatagttgatgtagatgatcatatagtagatgtagatgatcatatagtagatgtagatgatcatatagttgatgtagatgatcatatagttgatgtagatgatcatatagtagatgtagatgatcatatagtagatgtagatgatcatatagttgatgtagatgatcatatagtagatgtagatgatcatatagtagatgtagatgatcatatagttgatgtagatgatcatatagtagatgtagatgatcatatagttgatgtagatgatcatatagttgatgtagatgatcatatagtagatgtagatgatcatatagttgatgtagatgatcatatagttgatgtagatgatcatatagtagatgtagatgatcatatagtagatgtagatgatcatatagttgatgtagatgatcatatagtagatgtagatgatcatacagtagatgtagatgatcatatagtagatgtagatgatcatatagtagatataGATGATCATAACGGCTGTTcagattgactttacaaaagagaagtgtaggatacttctcttgttcccttatttgtatttgactttattaaatgttaagctttgtcagtgtgccatgtgttacacccagtttaccctagggcaacaacgttaatatatgtttgatgaaacgtgattatgtgcatgagtgtatgtatgtatgtatatgtacttgtatatgtacagaatgtgtatatgtgtttgtacagtgaatgtatatatgtacagtatgtgtatatgtatgtttgtagagtgaatatatatgtacagtatgtgtatatgtatgtttgtacagtgaatgtttatgtacagtatgtgtatatgtatgtttgtacagtgaatgtatatgtacagtatgtgtatatgtatgtttgtacagtgaatgtatatgtacagtatgtgtatatgtgtttgtacagtgaatgtatatgtacagtatgtgtatgtatgtttgtacagtgaatgtatatgtacagtatg containing:
- the LOC133582913 gene encoding uncharacterized protein, whose translation is MLQKRDWKCMNKKATHEELSDLLHGRSTPRKLPSKPVRHSEVKIESSGCNPYAQPFIPKDTTRGQPASNKTPEDGITALATALAESINISRLPVPEPAVFNGDPIKYKDWKMSFQLLIERKNIPVAEKIYYLQKYVGGPARKAVESYFLLGTEMAYRTAWNTLEERYGSPFVIAKAFRDKLSAWPRIGTKDNVELRAFSDFLKGCEVAMLQIKNLQILNDCYENQRMLSKLPDWLTARWNRKVVEIEDQCGSFPTFSHFVNFVEKEARIACNPVTSLSALKANDSEKEKAKTPMTRNVGARTLTCSTEEKTDTLKCEFCERSNHNILTCRKFIEKENAAKVQFVKDKGLCFGCLKSGHISKKCEKRSICNTCKGKHPTCLHEERDKESRKNKDIQRETKGTSESKETKQTKEPSQETPNEAISNRVIQSNNTDLTSTIVPVWLSTKSNPEKELLLYALLDSQSDTTFVLQEKADVLDTDKKDVQLKLSTLSSKDTVVSSQKLTDLQVRGFYSSKRIPLPMTYTREFIPANLRHIPTPNAARAWSHLEHLADEIAPLIECDVGLLIGYNCSQALVPREVVSGRDNEPFAQKTDLGWTIVGGLDPCVDYGDAIGCSHRIVVKEVTPNSPSDQLLKEVHYICRTQVKEVITPLDVIKVLESDFNERKVEDSHFSQEDLRFISIMERVVKMQEDGHCELPLPFKKDRPNLQNNKKCAEHRLKCLKKRFERDKPYHKDYMKFMNETIERGDAEKVPPEELDKGPAWYIPHHGVYHPQKPGKIRVVFDCSVKYEGVLLNDYLLTGPELTNKLVGVLCKFRCGPGAIHCSIVFAKSRVAPIKVTTVPRLEQSAAVVAVRTSDMLNAELELNVEEFFWTDSQVVLGYVNNEARRFHVFVANRIQRIRENTIPTQWKYVASEDNPADHALRGLKAKDLIASNWFSGPSLLWQEELPSGECKVGELDARDSEVRKAAVHRTLKVVSLEERFEKFFSWSRFVKAIARLTRFVKEDLYLRKRWRRVQYLANEFWRRWRKEYLLNLQQRQKWQKTRRNAKVNDKVLIQDDTAPRNDWKLAKVTAVCPNEDGCVRKVQLLISDSTLDDHGTRLNKQTHLDRPIHKTVTLLEAE